DNA sequence from the Aminivibrio sp. genome:
TGGCCGCCGCCGCCTTCTTTTTCTCCTTCACCGTGACCGGAAAATGGAGTTCCGGGGCAGGCATCGGCGCCCGGCTTTTTCCCCAGCTCTCCCTGGCCGCCATGCTCCTCTCGGGAGCGGCCATTTTTTGCCGGGGCGAAGAGGGGGAGAGAAGCAAGCACGGAGAAGTGACCCCCGCCCGGATTGCCGCGTTTATGGGACTTGCGGTGCTGTATGTCCTCGGCGTGCTCAAAATCGGCCTTGCCGTGAGTACGTTCCTCTACCTGATCTCAATCTTCTTCCACTTCGAGAAAGACGGGGGCATAATCAGGTACGTGCTGCTTCCAGCCGCCGGGATCACGCTGTTCATCTGGGCACTGTTCACCTATTTCGCCCAGATCGTACTGCCTCCTGCCCTTCTTTTCTGACGGGAAGGGACGCCGGCAGCATT
Encoded proteins:
- a CDS encoding tripartite tricarboxylate transporter TctB family protein translates to MDTAKTTERKTGPLLRNPSKVSGLLLMAAAAFFFSFTVTGKWSSGAGIGARLFPQLSLAAMLLSGAAIFCRGEEGERSKHGEVTPARIAAFMGLAVLYVLGVLKIGLAVSTFLYLISIFFHFEKDGGIIRYVLLPAAGITLFIWALFTYFAQIVLPPALLF